A genomic region of Gemmatimonadota bacterium contains the following coding sequences:
- a CDS encoding sialidase family protein — MRIIDSGIISRSVPGTDRATLTFPAVLCKADGTLIATWHSGLTKDCADEVIEVSRSSDFGRTWSTPGRPFESPALHGVRGSVKIVYLTERSPGRLMAAAMWIDRETYPDAPGLFNPETEGCVPMYILLADSEDSGETWSSWREVPMPEVIGPASLTNPVMQLPDGTLVMTIESNKHYLDTSRWYQRVVAFHSTDGGRTWGEPAIIGFDPTGRIFNWDLRSAVSPDGRIGAFAWTYNTETESYLNIHRRVSSDGGRTWSDPEDIGVTDQAAHPAVLPDGRVVLPWVDRFQDQSIKARVAPSIDGTFDPESEVTLYAHEAPADDPKGALGFSVWSFGLPYSEALSDGSVMVVYYAGTETAMDVHWTRLAP, encoded by the coding sequence ATGCGCATCATCGACTCCGGCATCATCAGCCGAAGCGTGCCCGGCACCGACCGCGCCACCCTCACCTTCCCCGCCGTGCTCTGCAAGGCCGACGGGACGCTGATCGCCACCTGGCACAGCGGTTTGACAAAGGACTGCGCGGACGAAGTGATAGAGGTCAGCCGTTCCTCCGATTTCGGCAGAACCTGGAGCACCCCCGGACGGCCCTTCGAATCCCCGGCCCTCCACGGCGTTCGGGGATCGGTCAAGATCGTCTACCTCACGGAACGGTCTCCGGGAAGGCTCATGGCAGCGGCCATGTGGATCGACCGCGAGACCTACCCGGATGCCCCGGGGCTCTTCAACCCGGAGACCGAGGGATGCGTGCCCATGTACATCCTCCTGGCGGATTCGGAGGACAGCGGGGAGACCTGGTCGTCCTGGCGCGAAGTGCCCATGCCGGAGGTGATCGGGCCGGCGAGCCTGACCAATCCCGTCATGCAGTTGCCGGACGGCACCCTGGTCATGACCATCGAAAGCAACAAGCACTACCTCGACACGTCGAGATGGTACCAGCGGGTAGTCGCTTTTCACTCCACGGACGGGGGAAGGACCTGGGGCGAGCCGGCGATTATCGGGTTCGACCCGACAGGCCGTATCTTCAACTGGGACCTGCGGTCGGCCGTGTCACCGGACGGCAGAATCGGCGCCTTCGCGTGGACGTACAACACCGAAACGGAATCCTACCTCAACATCCACCGCCGCGTAAGTTCCGACGGCGGACGGACCTGGTCGGATCCGGAGGACATCGGCGTTACCGACCAGGCGGCCCATCCCGCCGTTCTGCCCGACGGGCGTGTCGTCCTGCCCTGGGTGGACCGCTTCCAGGACCAATCCATCAAGGCCCGCGTCGCGCCGTCCATCGACGGGACGTTCGATCCGGAATCCGAGGTGACCCTGTACGCCCACGAGGCGCCGGCAGACGATCCCAAAGGCGCACTGGGCTTCTCGGTGTGGTCCTTCGGCCTGCCCTACTCGGAAGCCCTGTCCGACGGTTCGGTCATGGTGGTTTACTACGCGGGAACCGAGACCGCCATGGACGTCCACTGGACCAGGCTGGCGCCCTGA
- a CDS encoding ABC transporter permease translates to MIGHYLHTAWRNILKSRSHAAINVIGFAIGMACCLVILLHIRDELSYDRHNARGDRIYRVVTDRTARTPGALGGFIRTQLPEAEEVLRLRATIGTWLFTTEDKQFYEQGVYWADGNLFDVFDVTLVQGNPATALTAPNTMVISASMARKYFGNADPVGKVITGDHQFAFTITAVMEDPPVYAHYHPDFYISIATTSGRGDPLRLLSNWASSEYYTYLLLAPGTPPDEVGGLLRRRLEERLDTDTRMVAFTHTYTLQPLFDIHLYSHLEYEMETNGDVSFIRMMVAISVFILLIACMNFTNLATVRSMGRAREIGMRKVAGATRGQIVRQFLGETMLISLLAFLAALGIVSIILPLFRTLTDHLLAMPSLEPWSILGGAGIIVGVGIVAGSCPALVLSRISPAAIFRTASDTGASFLRKALVAVQFSIAILMMIGTAVVYQQLEFMRDKYLGFEKEHVVIMPHLQGMNFGMIMGRFPEHADVVSVTGANYVPGRTTGRGTLPIFPVRSVDRPAEPPVTTQMLITTGGYVRTLGLKLLAGRDVSFERDFKEVEQSDGSTTYTSVGCLLNAEAAGRLGWTNPVEALDRFVQVADRQMRVVGVVEDFHLRTLHDQIEPLLIAFGGAGVFAIRFVPGDPQNTLRDLEAMWKASTPHIPFTYSFLDEDVERLYRSDRLLGRLVTMLAGLAVFTACLGLFGLAVFTAKQRTREVGIRKTLGASTRQLVLLLSREYTILAVIANAIAWPVAYLVMQQWLREYAYHTEISALLFPAAGLLGLLIAWITVSSQTLRAAAMNPVDSLRREQ, encoded by the coding sequence ATGATCGGACACTACCTCCACACCGCCTGGCGGAACATCCTCAAGTCCCGGTCCCACGCCGCGATCAACGTCATCGGCTTCGCCATCGGCATGGCCTGCTGCCTGGTCATCCTGCTCCACATCCGCGACGAACTGAGCTACGACCGGCACAACGCGCGCGGGGACCGTATCTACCGGGTGGTGACGGATCGCACGGCGCGCACGCCCGGCGCGCTGGGCGGATTCATCAGGACTCAGCTGCCGGAAGCGGAGGAAGTGCTGCGCCTGAGGGCGACGATCGGCACCTGGTTGTTCACGACCGAGGACAAGCAGTTCTACGAGCAGGGGGTATACTGGGCCGACGGCAACCTTTTCGACGTGTTCGACGTGACGCTCGTCCAGGGCAATCCCGCCACCGCGCTCACGGCGCCGAATACCATGGTCATCAGCGCGTCCATGGCCCGCAAGTATTTTGGGAACGCCGATCCGGTCGGCAAGGTGATCACCGGGGATCATCAGTTTGCCTTCACCATCACCGCTGTCATGGAAGATCCTCCGGTCTACGCCCATTATCATCCGGATTTCTATATTTCCATCGCGACCACATCGGGGAGGGGCGATCCGCTCCGGCTACTGAGTAATTGGGCGAGCAGCGAGTACTACACCTACCTGCTGCTGGCGCCCGGAACACCTCCGGACGAAGTGGGCGGCCTGCTGCGGCGACGTCTGGAGGAACGGCTGGACACCGACACCCGCATGGTCGCGTTCACTCATACCTATACGCTGCAACCCCTTTTCGACATCCACCTCTATTCCCACCTGGAATACGAGATGGAGACGAATGGAGACGTGTCCTTCATCCGGATGATGGTCGCGATCTCGGTCTTCATTCTCCTGATCGCCTGCATGAACTTCACCAACCTCGCCACCGTCCGTTCCATGGGCAGGGCCAGGGAAATCGGCATGCGCAAGGTCGCCGGTGCGACCAGGGGGCAGATCGTTCGTCAGTTCCTGGGCGAAACCATGCTCATCAGTCTCCTGGCCTTCCTGGCCGCCCTCGGTATCGTCTCGATCATCCTTCCCCTTTTTCGCACGCTGACGGACCACCTGCTGGCCATGCCATCACTGGAGCCGTGGTCCATACTCGGCGGCGCCGGCATTATAGTCGGGGTCGGCATTGTTGCCGGAAGCTGTCCGGCCCTGGTACTGTCCCGGATCAGTCCCGCCGCGATCTTCCGGACCGCGTCCGACACCGGCGCGTCCTTCCTTCGCAAAGCACTGGTGGCCGTCCAGTTTTCTATCGCCATTTTGATGATGATCGGAACCGCGGTCGTTTATCAGCAACTCGAGTTCATGCGGGACAAATACCTGGGATTCGAGAAGGAACACGTTGTGATCATGCCGCATCTCCAGGGCATGAACTTCGGTATGATCATGGGACGATTCCCCGAACATGCGGATGTGGTGAGCGTAACCGGGGCGAACTACGTGCCCGGACGCACTACGGGACGAGGCACGCTGCCGATCTTTCCGGTGCGAAGCGTCGATCGGCCCGCGGAGCCTCCTGTAACCACGCAGATGCTGATCACGACCGGTGGATACGTGCGCACCCTCGGCCTGAAGTTGCTTGCGGGGCGGGATGTTTCTTTCGAACGGGATTTCAAGGAGGTAGAACAGTCGGATGGCAGCACGACCTACACGTCGGTCGGATGTCTGCTCAACGCGGAGGCCGCCGGCCGCCTGGGATGGACGAATCCGGTGGAAGCACTGGACCGGTTCGTCCAGGTGGCGGACCGGCAGATGAGGGTCGTCGGCGTGGTCGAGGACTTCCACCTCAGAACATTGCACGACCAGATCGAACCGTTGCTAATTGCCTTTGGTGGCGCCGGTGTGTTCGCCATTCGGTTCGTTCCCGGCGATCCGCAGAACACCCTGCGGGACCTGGAAGCCATGTGGAAGGCATCCACTCCGCACATACCCTTCACCTACTCATTCCTCGACGAAGACGTGGAACGGCTCTATCGCTCGGACCGGTTGCTGGGCCGGCTCGTTACCATGTTGGCCGGGCTGGCGGTCTTCACCGCGTGCCTCGGGCTGTTCGGGCTGGCGGTCTTTACGGCAAAACAGCGAACGAGAGAGGTCGGAATTCGAAAGACGCTGGGCGCATCGACACGTCAACTCGTCCTGCTGCTCTCCCGGGAGTACACCATCCTCGCGGTGATCGCCAATGCGATCGCCTGGCCGGTGGCCTACCTCGTCATGCAGCAGTGGCTGAGGGAGTACGCTTACCACACTGAGATCTCGGCGCTGCTGTTCCCAGCGGCCGGCCTGCTCGGACTGCTGATCGCATGGATAACGGTGAGTTCCCAGACGCTTCGAGCCGCTGCCATGAATCCGGTCGATTCGCTCCGCC